In Thermococcus sp., the following proteins share a genomic window:
- a CDS encoding dihydroorotase → MYDLVLKGKFLKGRKLIDGSIAVLDGKISRISIGELKGEETIKIESGGVILPGLIDVHVHLRDFRQRSKETIRTGTMAALHGGITTVFDMPNTDPPVLDSQTFRRREEAFRGMAYTDYALSFLLSGNCDEAKKAQADFYKIFMGASTSGIFSRDFESDYSCAPKTVSVHAEDSEVILKNPERPPEAEVRAVQRALRAAERIGKPLNVCHVSTAEGTKAILEAGLPWVSFEVTPHHLFLTQRDYARNPLLKVYPPLRGEGDRRALWENFSRIPIIASDHAPHTLEDKEKGSAGIPGLETEVALLLDAVNRGMLELRDIVEKMHWNPIRIFGIRNKGLEVGKDADFTIVDIKREWAVKPEEFYTKAKWSPWEGRKLRGKVVMTVLHGEIVMEEDEIIGKPRGVRINAGKG, encoded by the coding sequence ATGTACGACCTTGTCCTGAAAGGGAAATTCTTAAAGGGTAGGAAACTGATAGACGGGAGCATAGCGGTTCTTGACGGCAAAATTTCCCGAATATCTATTGGAGAATTAAAGGGAGAAGAAACGATTAAGATTGAAAGCGGAGGGGTCATTCTTCCGGGTCTCATAGATGTTCACGTCCATCTCAGGGATTTTCGGCAGCGTTCCAAAGAAACCATCCGAACCGGCACCATGGCGGCGCTCCACGGAGGCATAACCACGGTTTTTGACATGCCAAACACCGATCCGCCGGTACTCGACTCACAGACATTCAGGAGGAGGGAAGAAGCGTTCCGGGGCATGGCATATACGGACTATGCGCTAAGTTTTCTCCTGAGCGGCAACTGCGACGAAGCCAAAAAAGCCCAGGCGGACTTTTACAAAATATTCATGGGCGCCTCAACCAGCGGGATTTTTTCCAGGGACTTTGAAAGCGATTACTCCTGTGCCCCAAAGACCGTCAGCGTTCACGCCGAGGACTCCGAAGTGATATTAAAAAACCCGGAGAGGCCTCCCGAAGCCGAGGTTCGCGCAGTCCAGAGGGCCCTACGGGCGGCAGAAAGAATCGGGAAACCTCTCAACGTCTGCCACGTCTCAACGGCCGAAGGGACAAAGGCGATACTTGAAGCCGGCCTGCCGTGGGTGAGCTTTGAGGTAACGCCCCACCACCTCTTCCTCACACAGAGGGACTACGCGAGAAATCCCCTCCTCAAAGTTTATCCGCCGCTGAGAGGCGAGGGCGATAGGAGGGCGCTCTGGGAGAACTTTTCACGGATCCCGATAATTGCGAGCGACCACGCGCCCCACACGCTTGAGGACAAGGAAAAAGGCTCAGCTGGAATACCCGGTCTTGAGACAGAGGTGGCACTCCTTCTCGATGCCGTAAACAGGGGCATGCTGGAGCTCCGGGACATAGTGGAAAAGATGCACTGGAATCCAATTAGAATATTTGGAATAAGGAACAAAGGGCTGGAGGTCGGGAAGGACGCGGACTTTACCATTGTCGACATCAAGAGGGAGTGGGCAGTCAAACCAGAGGAATTCTACACGAAGGCCAAGTGGAGCCCGTGGGAAGGGCGAAAACTCAGGGGAAAGGTCGTGATGACGGTTCTGCACGGCGAAATAGTTATGGAGGAGGACGAGATAATCGGAAAGCCCCGGGGGGTTAGGATAAATGCTGGAAAGGGTTGA
- a CDS encoding dihydroorotate dehydrogenase electron transfer subunit: protein MLERVELREGWDVAKDVKAFRFDRRLKFTAGQFIMAWLPGVGEKPFSLAWKDLIVVKRVGPFTSRLFELEEGDHIWIRGPYGRGFEPKGESVALVGGGIGIPPLYAFARQNKDRFENVTLIYGARSEDELALMDIENYVDEVVITTDDGSAGRKGFPTEVLAERKGEFDGVYACGPEPMLKAVLRVMDYEKVQVSAERYMKCGIGVCGSCNLGKYLVCRDGPVFNGLQMRGLL, encoded by the coding sequence ATGCTGGAAAGGGTTGAGCTCAGGGAAGGTTGGGATGTTGCAAAGGACGTTAAAGCCTTCCGCTTCGATAGGAGGCTAAAATTCACCGCAGGCCAGTTCATCATGGCCTGGCTTCCCGGCGTTGGGGAAAAGCCCTTCAGCCTGGCCTGGAAAGACCTCATAGTGGTCAAGCGCGTTGGCCCCTTTACGTCGAGGCTCTTCGAGCTTGAGGAGGGGGACCACATCTGGATTCGCGGCCCCTACGGGAGGGGCTTCGAGCCGAAGGGGGAGAGTGTAGCCCTTGTAGGTGGGGGAATAGGGATACCTCCGCTCTACGCCTTCGCGAGGCAGAACAAAGATAGGTTTGAGAACGTAACTCTGATCTACGGCGCCCGCTCAGAGGACGAGCTCGCACTGATGGACATCGAGAACTACGTGGACGAAGTGGTTATCACGACCGATGACGGCTCGGCCGGAAGAAAGGGCTTTCCCACGGAGGTTCTCGCCGAAAGAAAGGGCGAATTTGACGGGGTGTATGCCTGCGGCCCGGAGCCGATGCTGAAGGCAGTCCTTCGGGTGATGGACTATGAGAAAGTTCAGGTCTCAGCGGAGCGCTACATGAAGTGCGGTATAGGTGTCTGTGGCTCCTGCAACCTCGGGAAGTACCTCGTCTGCAGGGACGGCCCGGTTTTCAATGGTCTCCAGATGAGGGGACTGCTCTGA
- a CDS encoding 7-cyano-7-deazaguanine synthase yields MLKCSLCTHDERTAKIDIIDGRPICRECQVYLKHPIDREKIRAELEELMKNVDRAIVAYSGGKDSTVALYLAKEVYKVPELEAVMVDHGLMAKEAIENAERIARALDVQFTVLRYDYSDIFREALLKGDSPCRRCSRRTLKRLHKYALRNGYRYIITGHELPFGHHPYRPMKGGITQIRLLSMMPEKERLELLKGLPFEFPELPGYTTNCLVLGPALERYWEKHGHSFEHRRIAALVRYGLMDREKAEKELSKPSVPELQRKIVMQRLGLG; encoded by the coding sequence ATGCTCAAGTGCTCACTCTGCACCCACGACGAGAGAACCGCGAAGATAGACATAATCGACGGCAGGCCAATCTGCAGGGAGTGCCAGGTTTATCTGAAGCATCCCATCGATAGGGAAAAAATCCGCGCCGAACTTGAGGAGCTTATGAAGAACGTTGACAGGGCAATCGTCGCATACTCCGGCGGCAAGGACAGCACTGTTGCGCTGTATCTGGCAAAAGAGGTCTACAAAGTGCCGGAACTGGAGGCGGTGATGGTCGACCACGGGCTTATGGCGAAGGAGGCCATAGAAAACGCGGAGAGGATTGCCAGGGCACTTGACGTTCAATTCACGGTTCTGCGCTACGATTACTCTGACATTTTCCGGGAAGCCCTTCTCAAGGGGGACTCCCCCTGCAGGCGCTGTTCCAGGAGAACCCTGAAAAGGCTGCATAAATACGCCCTCAGAAACGGCTACCGCTACATAATCACCGGCCACGAGCTCCCCTTCGGCCACCACCCATACAGACCCATGAAAGGGGGGATCACTCAGATAAGGCTTCTCTCCATGATGCCCGAGAAGGAGAGGCTTGAGCTTCTCAAAGGCCTTCCCTTCGAATTCCCGGAGTTGCCGGGCTATACCACCAACTGCCTCGTCCTCGGGCCAGCACTTGAGAGATACTGGGAAAAACACGGCCACAGCTTCGAGCACAGGAGGATAGCGGCGCTCGTCAGATACGGCCTCATGGACAGGGAGAAGGCGGAGAAGGAGCTGTCAAAACCCAGTGTCCCGGAGCTCCAGAGGAAGATTGTTATGCAACGTTTAGGTCTTGGATGA
- a CDS encoding ABC transporter permease, translating into MRRRKVGALLLAAFFLFTAVSYATLDKTKLRNWDNYLFWVDYPRGAKPLWLGDSSKSVQFRGQTEYIVTGKAPVNMIFWGNGEVSVTIFRPDGKVVRLSGEINGTTSMNSNIDLVLQARRFALRVLGLRREDLAFITPTQALFMDENRNPLPGNYTIQVYPASVEVQLIGDTYGVLGTDYKGRDLWVGFVGSTVNTLVLAFLTTVLVILIGVLLGIGSGYYESRFGDALSVLLEALNSIPYLPLAIVIIFVLSSTGFYGKREMGTAELAVILSLLLVGRFASAVRGIVMHEKVQEYIESARALGAGDMAIILRHIMKAVIPYVLSYSTLLFAQIIAVVSILGLFGIIPGVNWGSFVAEAFTQNAIYTLWWWPLSPSVAIVLVSIGLTLLSDDSLR; encoded by the coding sequence ATGAGGAGGAGAAAAGTGGGTGCACTGCTGCTGGCGGCGTTCTTCCTGTTCACGGCCGTTTCCTACGCCACACTCGATAAGACCAAGCTCAGAAACTGGGATAACTATCTGTTCTGGGTCGACTACCCGCGGGGCGCCAAACCCCTGTGGCTGGGTGACTCTTCGAAGTCGGTTCAGTTCAGGGGGCAGACTGAGTACATTGTAACAGGAAAGGCTCCCGTCAACATGATTTTCTGGGGAAACGGAGAGGTTTCGGTCACGATATTCCGTCCAGATGGTAAGGTCGTCCGGCTGAGTGGCGAGATAAACGGAACAACCAGCATGAACTCAAACATAGACCTCGTCCTCCAGGCGAGGCGCTTTGCCCTCCGGGTGCTTGGCCTTAGACGGGAGGACCTTGCGTTCATCACACCCACCCAGGCGCTTTTTATGGATGAAAACCGCAACCCCCTCCCCGGAAACTACACCATTCAGGTTTACCCTGCCAGCGTCGAGGTGCAGCTGATAGGGGACACCTACGGAGTTCTCGGTACCGACTACAAGGGCAGAGACCTCTGGGTCGGCTTCGTCGGTTCGACCGTCAACACGTTGGTTCTGGCGTTTTTGACGACGGTTCTAGTTATACTGATCGGTGTTCTCCTGGGTATAGGTTCCGGCTATTATGAGAGCCGGTTTGGGGATGCCCTCTCCGTTCTGCTTGAGGCCCTGAACTCTATCCCCTACCTCCCTCTGGCGATAGTGATTATATTCGTGCTGTCTTCAACGGGCTTTTATGGAAAGCGTGAGATGGGGACGGCTGAACTGGCGGTCATACTGTCCCTGCTTCTCGTCGGCAGATTTGCGAGTGCCGTTAGGGGCATAGTCATGCACGAGAAAGTTCAGGAGTACATAGAGTCTGCCAGGGCGCTGGGGGCAGGGGATATGGCTATAATCCTCAGACATATTATGAAGGCTGTGATTCCGTACGTCCTTTCGTACTCCACGCTCCTCTTCGCCCAGATTATAGCCGTTGTCTCCATACTCGGCCTGTTTGGAATAATTCCAGGAGTCAACTGGGGCTCCTTTGTGGCGGAAGCGTTTACCCAGAACGCCATCTACACCCTCTGGTGGTGGCCGCTCTCGCCCTCGGTTGCAATAGTTCTGGTGAGCATAGGACTGACGCTTCTTTCGGACGATTCACTACGTTAG
- a CDS encoding ABC transporter permease subunit — protein sequence MSLGRMVLRYAIVTLLVAVVLGYAIKGVVEKRAYYEAVSFFQYNPNAGKVIAAAERLGMDPVEYYVRYIAPNTYPELAKSSMQVGLEYMAATVRDILGLSGSQGSRSFLYGMVRPTWGHVYRTLLFLVLADVSVVLLALLLSFKAVKSERFYTSLQMAARTFNGIPVWFFVVLFFLLIIYSPIPSELANGLKGSGWEMLTYFIFPVLSVLLVASWGLAEGITVVMREEFGQPYVEAKRAMGLPERRVKRHVIRASIVPVMHIWLQNFIEIQTLVLVVDYLFRLNGLGTLLASTLIITPDNVFFYAMTFSFIVTLLVLLNFVVSIAVEVLSIILEPRGMG from the coding sequence TTGTCCCTGGGGAGGATGGTACTCAGATACGCGATAGTAACCCTGCTGGTAGCCGTTGTGCTCGGGTATGCCATAAAAGGCGTTGTGGAGAAGAGGGCGTACTACGAGGCGGTTAGTTTCTTCCAGTACAATCCCAACGCGGGGAAGGTAATAGCCGCGGCAGAAAGACTGGGCATGGACCCAGTTGAGTACTACGTCAGGTACATTGCCCCGAATACCTATCCCGAGCTTGCCAAGTCTTCCATGCAGGTGGGTTTGGAGTACATGGCCGCAACTGTACGGGACATCCTTGGGCTCTCCGGATCACAGGGCTCGCGGAGCTTTCTCTACGGCATGGTGCGCCCCACATGGGGGCATGTGTACCGGACTCTCCTGTTTCTCGTTCTCGCGGATGTCTCTGTCGTTCTCCTTGCGCTCCTCCTGTCGTTTAAGGCAGTGAAAAGCGAGAGATTCTACACGTCCCTTCAGATGGCGGCCAGAACTTTCAACGGAATCCCCGTATGGTTCTTCGTTGTCCTCTTCTTCCTGCTCATAATATACTCCCCGATACCCTCGGAGCTTGCCAACGGCCTCAAAGGCTCCGGTTGGGAGATGCTCACTTACTTTATCTTTCCCGTTCTCTCGGTGCTCCTAGTGGCATCGTGGGGACTCGCGGAGGGCATAACCGTTGTTATGAGGGAAGAGTTCGGACAGCCGTACGTTGAAGCAAAGAGGGCCATGGGACTGCCCGAACGCCGCGTTAAGAGGCACGTTATCAGGGCATCGATAGTGCCGGTCATGCACATCTGGCTTCAGAACTTCATTGAAATTCAAACGCTGGTTCTCGTCGTTGACTACCTCTTCAGGCTCAACGGCCTTGGGACACTGCTGGCCTCGACGCTCATCATAACCCCCGACAACGTGTTTTTCTATGCGATGACATTTTCCTTCATCGTCACACTGCTCGTTCTCCTGAACTTTGTGGTCTCAATTGCGGTTGAGGTGCTCTCCATAATACTTGAGCCGAGGGGGATGGGATGA
- a CDS encoding DHHA1 domain-containing protein encodes MTERLFYQNAYLWEAGARVEKVEKRDKKVRILLDRTIFYPEGGGQPSDRGIIAGEGFRITVEKVGGKEEIWHEGKLEGRLPEPGEPVRLILDAEWRYENMRQHTGQHILSAVFKELYDANTTGFQIFKGYNKIEIDYPGELDWDMILEVERKANEVVWRNLPVQVEVYEELPEELKEKLRKELSDKVKPPIRIVSIPGVDVIPCGGTHVRSTGEVGIIKVVRFYRKSRKLWRVEFVCGNRALRYLDELIADYWRSLDEMPNKNRPLIERVGELKAEIERLEGEKDGLRRELWRWKARALLDNAEEISGIKLVSYIEDAPMKDAQAFAVYLVDKNPGTVVMAAGENYVIFAKNREVEGLSMNDLLRTVLSEVGGGGGGSETLARGGGFKVAPKDVLKAARRALRAYLE; translated from the coding sequence ATGACGGAAAGGCTGTTCTATCAAAATGCCTACCTCTGGGAGGCCGGCGCGAGGGTTGAGAAGGTTGAGAAGAGGGACAAGAAGGTGAGAATCCTGCTCGACAGGACTATCTTCTACCCCGAAGGCGGTGGCCAGCCTTCCGACAGGGGGATAATCGCCGGCGAGGGCTTCAGGATAACCGTCGAAAAGGTCGGGGGAAAGGAGGAGATATGGCACGAGGGGAAGCTTGAAGGACGCCTCCCCGAGCCGGGAGAACCTGTGAGGCTAATCCTCGATGCAGAGTGGCGCTACGAGAACATGCGCCAGCACACCGGCCAGCACATCCTCTCGGCGGTCTTCAAGGAGCTGTACGACGCTAACACGACCGGCTTTCAGATATTCAAAGGGTACAATAAAATAGAGATAGACTACCCGGGCGAGCTGGACTGGGACATGATTCTGGAGGTCGAGAGGAAGGCGAACGAGGTGGTCTGGAGGAACCTCCCGGTTCAGGTGGAGGTCTACGAGGAGCTCCCTGAGGAGCTGAAAGAGAAGCTCAGGAAGGAGCTCTCCGACAAGGTGAAGCCGCCCATAAGGATAGTCTCCATTCCGGGAGTTGACGTCATCCCCTGCGGCGGAACGCATGTGAGAAGTACCGGAGAGGTTGGCATCATAAAGGTCGTCCGCTTTTATAGAAAGAGCAGGAAGCTCTGGCGGGTAGAGTTCGTCTGCGGAAACAGGGCTTTGAGGTACTTGGATGAGCTTATAGCAGACTACTGGCGGAGTCTCGATGAGATGCCGAACAAGAACCGCCCCCTCATCGAGCGGGTGGGGGAGCTCAAGGCGGAAATCGAAAGGCTTGAGGGGGAAAAGGACGGCCTCAGGAGGGAGCTCTGGAGGTGGAAGGCCAGGGCACTCTTGGACAACGCAGAGGAAATCAGCGGGATAAAGCTTGTATCGTACATAGAGGATGCTCCGATGAAGGACGCCCAGGCTTTTGCTGTTTACCTCGTTGACAAGAACCCCGGCACTGTGGTTATGGCGGCCGGCGAGAACTACGTGATATTCGCCAAGAACAGGGAAGTTGAGGGTCTCTCAATGAACGACCTTCTGAGAACTGTCCTGTCAGAGGTCGGTGGCGGTGGCGGCGGCAGTGAGACCCTTGCGAGGGGAGGGGGGTTCAAGGTAGCACCCAAGGATGTCCTAAAGGCCGCCCGCAGGGCTCTGCGCGCTTACCTTGAGTGA
- a CDS encoding V-type ATP synthase subunit D, with protein MAELLNVKPTRMELLNLKRRIKLAKKGHKLLKDKQDALVMEFFTIYDEALSLREELGRKMAEAFASLQAAEIDVGTLRLKEIGLSVKPNREVEIRRRNVMGVPVPLIEAKSFRRSTNERGYAFVSSSAKVDLAAEKFEEVLDLAVRLAEVEETLKRLAKEIEVTKRRVNALEYIIIPRMEATVKFIKQRLDEMERENFFRLKRVKALIEARTQAEGS; from the coding sequence ATGGCAGAGCTGCTCAACGTCAAGCCCACCCGTATGGAGCTCCTGAACCTCAAGAGGCGCATTAAGTTAGCCAAGAAGGGCCACAAGCTCCTGAAGGACAAGCAAGATGCACTGGTCATGGAGTTTTTCACGATATACGATGAGGCTCTGAGCCTCCGTGAGGAGCTGGGCAGGAAGATGGCGGAGGCCTTTGCGAGCCTCCAGGCGGCGGAGATAGACGTCGGAACCCTGCGCCTCAAGGAGATAGGCCTCTCAGTGAAGCCCAACAGGGAGGTCGAGATAAGAAGGAGGAACGTAATGGGCGTTCCAGTTCCGCTCATCGAGGCGAAGTCCTTCAGGAGGAGCACGAACGAGCGTGGCTACGCCTTCGTTTCCAGCTCGGCAAAGGTGGATCTGGCGGCGGAAAAGTTCGAGGAGGTTCTCGACCTGGCGGTTCGCCTGGCTGAGGTGGAGGAGACCCTCAAGAGGCTCGCGAAGGAAATAGAGGTCACCAAGAGGCGCGTTAATGCCCTTGAGTACATCATAATCCCGCGCATGGAGGCGACGGTGAAATTCATCAAGCAGCGCCTCGACGAGATGGAGCGCGAGAACTTCTTCCGGCTGAAGAGGGTCAAGGCCCTCATCGAGGCCAGAACCCAGGCGGAGGGTTCGTGA
- a CDS encoding ATP synthase subunit B — MPGMEYSTVSKIYGPLMIVQGVKGVAYGEVVEIETESGEKRKGQVLEARQDMAIVQVFEGTRDLDIKTTRVRFTGETLKVPVSMDMLGRVFNGIGKPIDGGPDIIPEDRRDVHGAPLNPVARAYPRDFIQTGVSAIDGMNTLIRGQKLPIFSGSGLPHNMLAAQIARQAKVLGEEEQFAVVFAAMGITYEEANFFKKSFEETGAIERAVLFLNLADDPAIERIITPRMALTVAEYLAYDYDMQVLVILTDMTNYAEALREISAAREEVPGRRGYPGYMYTDLATIYERAGRVRGRKGSITQVPILTMPDDDITHPIPDLTGYITEGQIVLSRELHRKGIYPPIDVLPSLSRLMKDGIGKGMTREDHPQLSQQLYAAYAEGRSLRDLVAVVGEEALSETDRKYLKFADRFEREFVAQRYDEDRSIFETLDLGWELLAELPESELKRVRKEYILKYHPKYRKRED, encoded by the coding sequence ATGCCGGGAATGGAGTACTCAACCGTTAGCAAGATTTACGGGCCGCTCATGATCGTCCAGGGCGTCAAGGGTGTGGCATACGGTGAGGTCGTCGAGATTGAGACCGAGAGCGGCGAGAAGAGAAAGGGGCAGGTTCTTGAGGCCAGGCAGGACATGGCGATCGTCCAGGTCTTCGAGGGCACGAGGGATCTCGACATAAAGACCACCCGCGTTCGCTTCACCGGTGAGACCCTCAAGGTGCCCGTCAGCATGGACATGCTCGGCAGGGTCTTCAACGGTATCGGGAAGCCGATCGACGGAGGCCCGGATATAATCCCTGAGGACAGGCGCGATGTCCACGGTGCCCCTCTAAACCCGGTCGCGAGGGCCTACCCGAGGGACTTCATCCAGACCGGTGTGAGCGCGATAGACGGAATGAACACCCTCATCCGCGGTCAGAAGCTGCCCATATTCAGCGGTTCAGGTCTCCCGCACAACATGCTCGCGGCCCAGATAGCCAGGCAGGCGAAGGTCCTTGGCGAGGAGGAGCAGTTCGCCGTCGTCTTTGCGGCGATGGGTATCACCTACGAAGAGGCCAACTTCTTCAAGAAGAGCTTCGAGGAAACCGGTGCAATAGAGAGGGCGGTTCTCTTCCTGAACCTTGCAGACGACCCGGCCATCGAGCGCATCATCACCCCGCGTATGGCCCTCACCGTGGCTGAATACCTCGCCTACGACTACGACATGCAGGTTCTGGTTATCCTCACCGACATGACCAACTATGCCGAAGCTTTACGTGAGATTTCAGCCGCTCGTGAGGAGGTTCCCGGAAGGCGCGGTTATCCGGGTTACATGTACACCGACCTGGCTACCATCTACGAGCGCGCCGGAAGGGTCAGGGGCAGGAAGGGTTCCATCACGCAGGTGCCCATCCTGACGATGCCCGACGACGACATCACCCACCCGATTCCCGACCTTACCGGCTACATTACCGAGGGCCAGATAGTCCTCAGCAGGGAGCTCCACAGGAAGGGCATCTACCCGCCAATCGACGTCCTCCCCTCCCTCAGCCGTCTGATGAAGGACGGTATCGGTAAGGGAATGACCAGGGAGGACCACCCGCAGCTCAGCCAGCAGCTCTACGCCGCCTACGCCGAGGGACGCTCCCTGAGAGACCTCGTGGCGGTCGTCGGTGAGGAAGCCCTCAGCGAGACTGACAGGAAGTACCTCAAGTTCGCGGACCGCTTTGAGAGGGAGTTCGTCGCCCAGAGGTATGACGAGGACAGGAGCATCTTCGAGACCCTCGACCTTGGCTGGGAGCTTCTGGCAGAGCTTCCGGAAAGCGAGCTCAAGCGTGTCAGGAAGGAGTACATCCTCAAGTACCACCCCAAGTACAGGAAGAGGGAGGACTGA
- a CDS encoding ATP synthase subunit A, producing the protein MGRIIRVTGPLVVADGMKGSKMYEVVRVGEMGLIGEIIRLEGDKAVIQVYEETAGIRPGEPVEGTGASLSVELGPGLLTAMYDGIQRPLEVLRELSGDFIARGLTAPALPRDKKWHFTPKVKVGDKVTGGDILGVVPETSIIEHRVLVPPWVEGEVIEIVEEGDYTIEEVIAKVKKPDGTIEELKMYHRWPVRVKRPYKRKLPPEVPLITGQRTIDTFFSQAKGGTAAIPGPFGSGKTVTQHQLAKWSDAQVVVYIGCGERGNEMTDVLEEFPKLKDPKTGKPLMERTVLIANTSNMPVAAREASIYTGITIAEYFRDMGYDVALMADSTSRWAEALREISGRLEEMPGEEGYPAYLASKIAEFYERAGRVVTLGSDERIGSVSVIGAVSPPGGDFSEPVVQNTLRVVKVFWALDADLARRRHFPAINWLRSYSLYIDAIQGWWEQNVDPDWRKMRDQAMALLQKEAELQEIVRIVGPDALPDREKAVLIVTRMLREDYLQQDAFDEVDTYCPPKKQVTMMRVILNFYEKTMEAVDRGVPVDEIAKLPVREKIGRMKFEPEIEKVAALIDETNEQFEELFKKYGA; encoded by the coding sequence ATGGGAAGGATAATTCGTGTTACCGGTCCGCTCGTCGTTGCCGACGGAATGAAGGGCTCGAAGATGTACGAGGTCGTCCGCGTCGGCGAAATGGGACTCATAGGAGAAATCATCCGCCTTGAGGGTGATAAGGCCGTTATCCAGGTCTATGAGGAGACCGCAGGCATAAGACCGGGTGAGCCGGTTGAAGGAACCGGCGCTTCACTGAGCGTCGAGCTCGGTCCCGGACTGCTCACCGCTATGTACGACGGTATTCAGAGGCCGCTTGAGGTTCTCAGGGAACTGAGCGGCGACTTCATAGCGAGGGGTCTCACCGCCCCCGCCCTGCCGAGGGACAAGAAGTGGCACTTCACCCCGAAGGTCAAGGTTGGAGATAAGGTCACTGGCGGCGACATCCTCGGTGTCGTCCCCGAGACCAGCATCATTGAGCACAGGGTTCTCGTCCCCCCGTGGGTCGAGGGTGAGGTAATCGAGATTGTCGAAGAGGGCGACTACACCATCGAAGAGGTCATAGCCAAGGTCAAGAAGCCCGACGGAACCATCGAGGAGCTCAAGATGTACCACCGCTGGCCCGTCCGTGTCAAGAGGCCCTACAAGAGGAAGCTTCCGCCCGAGGTTCCGCTCATCACCGGCCAGAGGACGATAGACACCTTCTTCAGCCAGGCCAAGGGTGGAACGGCCGCCATCCCGGGACCCTTCGGTTCGGGTAAGACCGTCACCCAGCACCAGCTCGCCAAGTGGAGCGACGCACAGGTCGTCGTCTACATCGGCTGCGGTGAGCGCGGAAACGAGATGACGGATGTGCTTGAGGAGTTCCCCAAGCTCAAGGACCCGAAAACAGGGAAGCCGCTCATGGAGAGGACGGTGCTCATAGCAAACACCTCGAACATGCCTGTTGCTGCCCGTGAGGCGTCAATCTACACCGGAATCACCATCGCCGAGTACTTCAGGGACATGGGCTACGACGTGGCTCTGATGGCCGACTCAACCTCCAGGTGGGCCGAGGCGCTCCGTGAGATTTCTGGCCGTCTTGAGGAGATGCCCGGTGAGGAGGGTTACCCGGCCTACCTCGCGAGCAAGATAGCCGAGTTCTACGAGCGTGCCGGCCGTGTCGTTACCCTCGGAAGCGACGAGAGGATTGGTAGCGTCTCTGTTATCGGTGCCGTTTCACCGCCCGGCGGTGACTTCAGCGAGCCCGTCGTCCAGAACACCCTCCGTGTCGTCAAGGTGTTCTGGGCGCTCGATGCCGACCTCGCGAGGAGGAGGCACTTCCCGGCAATCAACTGGCTCAGGAGCTACTCACTCTACATCGATGCCATCCAGGGCTGGTGGGAGCAGAACGTTGACCCGGATTGGAGGAAGATGCGCGACCAGGCAATGGCACTCCTTCAGAAGGAGGCCGAGCTCCAGGAGATAGTCAGGATCGTTGGTCCGGACGCCCTGCCGGACAGGGAGAAGGCGGTGCTCATCGTTACGAGGATGCTCCGTGAGGACTACCTCCAGCAGGATGCCTTCGACGAGGTCGACACCTACTGCCCGCCGAAGAAGCAGGTAACGATGATGCGCGTAATCCTCAACTTCTACGAGAAGACCATGGAGGCCGTTGACAGGGGAGTCCCCGTTGACGAGATAGCCAAGCTCCCTGTCAGGGAGAAGATAGGCCGTATGAAGTTCGAGCCCGAGATAGAGAAGGTCGCGGCGCTCATCGATGAGACGAACGAGCAGTTTGAGGAGCTCTTTAAGAAGTACGGAGCGTGA
- a CDS encoding V-type ATP synthase subunit F, with amino-acid sequence MKIAVLGDKDTALGFRLAGAHEVYSFDDTPLDMERLRNKLKELVERDDIGIILITERFVQKVELPEVTLPIILQVPDKSGSKLGEEAIKEIVRRAIGVELKR; translated from the coding sequence ATGAAGATAGCCGTGCTTGGCGATAAGGACACCGCGCTCGGCTTCAGGCTGGCCGGTGCCCATGAGGTTTATTCCTTCGACGACACCCCGCTTGATATGGAGAGGCTCCGGAACAAGCTGAAGGAGCTCGTCGAGAGGGACGACATAGGAATAATCCTGATAACCGAGAGATTCGTTCAGAAAGTTGAACTTCCGGAGGTTACCCTTCCAATCATCCTTCAGGTGCCGGACAAGTCCGGCTCCAAGCTTGGTGAAGAGGCGATCAAGGAGATAGTTAGAAGGGCAATTGGTGTTGAGCTGAAGAGGTGA